The Abyssicoccus albus genome includes a region encoding these proteins:
- a CDS encoding YbaB/EbfC family nucleoid-associated protein, giving the protein MRGNNNMQQMMKQMQKMQKKMTEEQEKLKEERVEGTAGGGMVTVTVSGHKEVLDVVVKEDVVDPDDVDMLQDLIVAATNDALTKADELTSERLGKHTKGMNIPGMM; this is encoded by the coding sequence ATGCGTGGAAATAACAATATGCAACAAATGATGAAGCAAATGCAGAAAATGCAAAAGAAAATGACTGAAGAGCAAGAGAAATTAAAAGAAGAACGTGTAGAAGGAACTGCTGGTGGTGGCATGGTCACTGTAACAGTATCTGGTCATAAAGAAGTGCTTGATGTTGTCGTGAAAGAAGATGTAGTAGACCCAGATGACGTTGATATGCTACAAGATTTAATTGTTGCTGCAACAAATGATGCATTAACAAAAGCAGATGAATTAACATCAGAACGGTTAGGTAAGCATACTAAAGGTATGAATATTCCTGGAATGATGTAA